The Proteus vulgaris genome has a segment encoding these proteins:
- the rarD_2 gene encoding chloramphenicol-sensitive protein, which yields MLENSWSLNTLLIAAGIITTVPLLLFTEAAHHLRLSTLGFFQYIGPTLMFILATMVYDEKIDAERLVTFGFIWVALILFTLDALYTQRRLRRS from the coding sequence ATGCTTGAAAATAGTTGGTCATTAAACACCTTGTTAATTGCAGCAGGTATTATTACAACCGTACCGTTATTACTCTTTACAGAAGCAGCACACCATCTGCGTTTATCAACATTGGGTTTTTTCCAATATATTGGCCCAACCTTGATGTTTATCCTTGCCACAATGGTGTATGACGAAAAAATTGATGCTGAACGATTAGTCACCTTTGGCTTTATCTGGGTTGCACTGATCCTCTTTACTCTCGATGCACTTTATACTCAACGTCGTTTAAGACGTAGTTAG
- the rarD_3 gene encoding chloramphenicol-sensitive protein — MPNDTLDNVIGYDNPVTHFLSINSRDSMSQKNTMKGVLCALGAYLIWGIAPVYFKSIQEVPAEEILTHRILWSFFFMLILMTLSRHWPYLRQLIRQPKKILLLALTAVIIATNWLTYIWAVNHGYMLEASLGYFINPLVNVLFGMLFLSERFRRMQWVAVGLAFTGVFIQLWHFGSVPVIGLSLAVTFGLYGLLRKKLGVDAQTGMLVETLWLFPVALVYILFFTPFANK; from the coding sequence ATGCCTAATGACACATTAGATAATGTCATTGGGTATGATAACCCCGTCACACATTTCCTTTCCATCAATTCCAGAGATAGCATGAGCCAGAAAAACACGATGAAAGGCGTTTTATGTGCCTTAGGCGCCTATTTGATCTGGGGTATTGCCCCTGTCTATTTTAAAAGCATTCAAGAAGTGCCCGCTGAAGAGATCCTCACACACCGTATTCTATGGTCATTCTTTTTTATGTTGATTTTAATGACTCTCAGTCGTCACTGGCCTTATTTACGCCAATTAATACGTCAACCTAAAAAAATTCTACTCTTAGCACTGACAGCCGTGATTATCGCAACTAACTGGCTTACCTATATATGGGCCGTTAACCATGGTTATATGCTAGAAGCTAGCCTTGGCTACTTTATTAACCCCCTTGTTAACGTACTTTTTGGCATGCTTTTCTTGAGCGAACGTTTCCGTCGTATGCAATGGGTAGCCGTAGGTTTAGCTTTTACTGGTGTCTTTATACAACTATGGCATTTTGGTTCAGTGCCCGTCATTGGGCTCAGTCTCGCGGTTACTTTTGGCCTTTATGGCCTACTGCGTAAAAAATTAGGGGTCGATGCACAAACCGGGATGCTAGTAGAGACTTTATGGTTATTCCCAGTAGCATTAGTTTACATTTTATTTTTCACCCCATTCGCCAACAAGTAA
- the uvrD_2 gene encoding DNA-dependent helicase II, which yields MTIQYRLIRRIVKSMNLDDKQWPARQGMWYINGKKDEGLRPQHIQTYGNPVETTWLKVYQAYQEACDRAGLVDFAELLLRAHELWLNKPQILEHYQNRFTNILVDEFQDTNRIQYAWIRMLAGQTGKVMIVGDDDQSIYGWRGAQVENIQNFLNEFPGAETIRLEQNYRSTSNILKAANALIANNSDRLGKNLWTEGAEGEPISLYCAFNDLDEARYVVGRIKRWQEEGGALTDCAILYRSNAQSRIMEEALLQAAMPYRIYGGQRFFERQEIKDALSYMRLTANRHDDASFERVVNTPTRGIGDRTLDIVRQVARDNQITLWESALQVIEHKMLAGRATAAIQRFLELIETLASETADMPLHVQTDRIIRDSGLKAMYEQEKGEKAQARIENLEELVTATRQFSYQDEDEDLMPLQAFLSHAALESGESQADAYQDAVQLMTLHSAKGLEFSQVFIVGVEEGMFPSQMSLDEGGRLEEERRLAYVGVTRAMKKLTLTYAENRRLYGKEVSHRPSRFIGELPKECVEEVRLRATVSRPVNHSRLGTPIISNDTGYSLGQRVKHPKFGDGTIINIEGSGEHCRLQIAFNGEGIKWLVAAFARLE from the coding sequence GTGACGATCCAATATCGCCTTATTCGTCGCATTGTTAAATCGATGAACCTTGATGATAAACAATGGCCTGCACGACAAGGAATGTGGTATATCAACGGTAAAAAAGATGAAGGATTACGTCCTCAGCATATTCAAACCTATGGTAATCCTGTAGAAACAACATGGTTAAAAGTGTACCAGGCATATCAAGAAGCATGTGATCGTGCGGGGCTGGTGGACTTTGCGGAGCTTTTATTACGAGCCCACGAACTTTGGCTTAATAAACCTCAAATTTTAGAACATTACCAAAATCGCTTTACTAATATCTTGGTTGATGAATTTCAAGATACTAACCGTATTCAATATGCATGGATAAGAATGCTGGCAGGTCAAACGGGTAAAGTGATGATTGTAGGCGATGACGACCAATCCATTTATGGTTGGCGTGGGGCGCAAGTTGAGAATATTCAAAACTTCTTAAATGAATTTCCTGGCGCAGAGACTATCCGATTAGAGCAGAATTATCGTTCTACAAGCAATATCCTAAAAGCTGCCAATGCGCTAATAGCAAACAACAGTGACAGATTAGGTAAAAATCTGTGGACAGAAGGTGCAGAAGGCGAACCTATCTCGCTTTATTGTGCTTTTAATGATTTAGATGAAGCGCGTTATGTTGTCGGCAGAATTAAGCGCTGGCAAGAAGAAGGGGGGGCATTGACAGACTGTGCCATTCTTTATCGTAGTAATGCTCAATCTCGTATAATGGAAGAGGCACTATTACAAGCGGCAATGCCATACCGTATTTACGGCGGGCAACGCTTCTTTGAACGCCAAGAAATTAAAGATGCGCTTTCTTATATGCGATTAACGGCTAATCGCCATGATGATGCTTCTTTCGAGCGTGTTGTGAATACACCAACACGGGGTATTGGTGATAGAACATTAGATATTGTTCGCCAAGTCGCGAGAGATAACCAAATTACCTTATGGGAAAGCGCATTACAGGTTATCGAACATAAAATGTTGGCAGGACGTGCAACTGCTGCAATTCAACGATTCTTAGAACTGATTGAAACACTCGCCTCTGAAACAGCAGATATGCCATTACATGTACAAACAGACCGAATTATTCGTGATTCAGGTTTAAAAGCGATGTATGAGCAAGAAAAGGGCGAAAAAGCCCAAGCCCGTATCGAAAACTTAGAGGAGTTGGTCACCGCGACCCGCCAATTTAGTTATCAAGATGAAGACGAAGATTTAATGCCTCTGCAAGCATTTCTTTCACATGCCGCATTAGAATCAGGTGAAAGCCAGGCTGATGCATATCAAGATGCGGTTCAATTAATGACGCTTCACTCCGCCAAGGGGCTTGAGTTTTCACAAGTCTTCATTGTGGGGGTTGAAGAAGGGATGTTCCCAAGCCAAATGTCATTAGATGAAGGTGGGCGTTTAGAAGAAGAGCGTCGTTTGGCCTATGTTGGTGTAACTCGCGCGATGAAAAAGTTAACACTTACTTACGCTGAAAACCGCCGTCTATATGGAAAAGAAGTGAGTCATCGACCATCTCGTTTTATTGGTGAATTACCTAAAGAGTGTGTCGAAGAAGTCCGTTTACGAGCAACAGTTTCACGTCCTGTTAATCATAGCCGTTTAGGTACCCCAATTATTAGCAATGACACCGGTTATTCGCTAGGGCAACGAGTGAAACATCCTAAGTTTGGTGATGGGACAATTATCAATATTGAAGGCAGTGGTGAGCACTGTCGATTACAAATTGCCTTTAATGGTGAAGGTATTAAATGGCTAGTCGCGGCATTTGCTCGACTAGAGTAA